The DNA region ACGAGAGTCCTTCCAACAGCCAGTCCCGAGCCATTCAAGCAGTGTACAAACTTCAGTTTGTTGTCACTGTCTCTGAACCTTATGTTGGCTCGTCTTGGTTGGAAGTCCTCGACGTTTGAGCAGGAGGAAATCTCTCTATAAGTGTTGTAA from Mesotoga infera includes:
- a CDS encoding serine--tRNA ligase, with protein sequence YNTYREISSCSNVEDFQPRRANIRFRDSDNKLKFVHCLNGSGLAVGRTLVAIVENYQRSDGKIDVPKALVPYMRQEVIG